The sequence below is a genomic window from bacterium.
AAATTACGAATGGCCTTGGCTGCTTCCAGCAGTTCATCCCAGGTGGTAGGCGGTGAATCAGGATCGAGCTTGGCCTGCCTAAAGAGGGTCCGGTTGTAAAAGAGTGCCCTGGTGCCCACTACCCACGGCAGACCGTAGATTTTCCCCTGATAAGTAACCGGCTCCCACATCCGGTATTCGTCTTTGAGAGCTTCAACTTCATTAGTGATATCGATCAGGACCTCATCGTGGGCAAATCTGGCCACCCAGGTTGAACCCAACTCGCAGATGTCCGGCCCTGTACCGCTGGCCAGAGCAATAGTAATCTTATCCAGACCATTCGCCCAAGTAAGCTGCTGATAATCTATGTTGATCCCTGGATTCTCGGCTTCAAAATCCTTAATCAAAGGCTCAACGATCTTCCCCTCCCAGAATTGCCACCAGGTAAGGGTTACGCCTGGTGCCCTGGCTTCCTGCTTTCCACAAGAAGCCAATAGCGGGAGCACCAGCACAAAAAACCACCCTCGTATCTTCATCCTTATGAATCCTCCTCCTTTCGTGGTGTTATTTCCTTTGACAAACAGTAATATTTATGGTATCATAACTAACAGTGGAGGGAGTTGGGCTATGGTAGCCTCGTTACCTCACAAGTATGCGATTCCTTCGGGAATGCGGTTCGATTCCGCCTCCCTCCGCTGAAAAAAATATTTGACAAATCAGATGAAATATGTTATAATAAAAAATGTGAGGTAGCGTGGAGTCGAAAGGCATACTCTACGGAATCGCATAAGCAAGAGGCTTAAATATTTTAAGTCTCTTGCTTTTTTTATTCTATTCGTGTTCATTCGTGTTCTTGGTGGTTTCTTTCGAGACACCAAAGAGATCGAGAAGGGACTTAGATAACACTGGGTCCAATCCTTGCCTGGCCTTTTCTTTGAGGCCCAGGATAGGGGCTTTCAGGAATCGGTGGCTCAGCCGTCGGCTCAGATTATCCAGCCTTTGTCTTTCTTGTTCGGTCATTGTTTTATTTAGAACTCTGGATAATTCCTCCTGGCGCATCTCTTCTACCTTTTCTTTTAGAGCAGAGATAAGGGGCGACACATCCTTGAGTCGAAGCCAGGTCAGGAACTCAGCTACTTCTTCCTCGATAATAGCTTCACTTCTGGCTATTTCTTGAGCCCGATAAAGAAGATTCGATTGGACTACTCCTTCCAGATCATCGATGTTATAAAGGTAGACATTGTCAATTTCTCCCACCGCCTCTTCTATATCCCTGGGCACAGCGATATCAATAAAAAAGAGGGACTTAAAGCGGCGTTTAGGCATCACTGCCTTTACCCCGTTATAATGAATAATTTGGTGGGAGGCATTGGTGGAGGTAATAACGATATCTGCCTGGAGCAAGAGACTGGGAAGATCATCGAAGGGCCTGGCTACTCCATTGAATTTCGCCGCTAATTCACAGGCTTTCTCATAAGTTCTATTGGCAAACAGGACCGCTTTAACCCCATTAGAGATTAAATGTCTGACCGTATCCTCCCCCATCTTACCAGCGCCTATAATGAGAACGGTTTTTGAGCTTAAATCTCCAAAGATTTTTTTAGCCAGTTCAACCGCCGCGAAACTGATGGAAATCGCCCCCTTGCCAATGCCGGTTTCTGTTCGAATCCGCTTGGCAGCGCTAAAGGTTCTTTGAAAAAGGTGGTCCAGATAGGGACCAATGGTCCTGGCCTCACAGGCTATTTGATAGGCTTTTTTGACCTGTCCCAGTATTTGAGGTTCTCCCGCCACCATGGAGTCAAGTCCTGGAGCTACCTTAAAAAGATGGGTTATGGCTTCTTGATCAAAGTAGGTATAAAGCTTAGGACCGATTTCATCGGCCGGCAAGTGATGATAGTGGCTCAAGAAACTAATAATATTAGCCCT
It includes:
- the hemA gene encoding glutamyl-tRNA reductase; translation: MQIILVGSSHKISEITTREKLYFSEKALPHALQELLTYNGLTEAGILSTCNRVEIYAVSTDPEQARANIISFLSHYHHLPADEIGPKLYTYFDQEAITHLFKVAPGLDSMVAGEPQILGQVKKAYQIACEARTIGPYLDHLFQRTFSAAKRIRTETGIGKGAISISFAAVELAKKIFGDLSSKTVLIIGAGKMGEDTVRHLISNGVKAVLFANRTYEKACELAAKFNGVARPFDDLPSLLLQADIVITSTNASHQIIHYNGVKAVMPKRRFKSLFFIDIAVPRDIEEAVGEIDNVYLYNIDDLEGVVQSNLLYRAQEIARSEAIIEEEVAEFLTWLRLKDVSPLISALKEKVEEMRQEELSRVLNKTMTEQERQRLDNLSRRLSHRFLKAPILGLKEKARQGLDPVLSKSLLDLFGVSKETTKNTNEHE